In one Umezawaea sp. Da 62-37 genomic region, the following are encoded:
- a CDS encoding DUF485 domain-containing protein has product MSTAEHPPAETNPVDEHNWVEVQNSPEFVELRRRLRSFVFPMAGLFLVWYLLYVLLADYAHGFMSTKVLGNINIGLIFGLLQFVSTFVITTLYVRHANKNLDPAAEQIRNKLEGGHA; this is encoded by the coding sequence GTGAGCACTGCTGAGCACCCCCCGGCAGAGACGAATCCCGTTGATGAACACAACTGGGTCGAGGTCCAGAACAGCCCTGAATTCGTCGAGCTGCGTCGCAGGTTGCGCAGCTTCGTCTTCCCGATGGCGGGCCTCTTCCTGGTCTGGTACCTGCTCTACGTCCTGCTGGCTGACTACGCGCACGGCTTCATGTCGACCAAGGTCCTCGGCAACATCAACATCGGCCTGATCTTCGGTCTTCTCCAGTTCGTGTCGACGTTCGTGATCACGACGCTGTACGTGCGCCACGCCAACAAGAACCTCGACCCGGCGGCCGAGCAGATCCGCAACAAGCTCGAAGGTGGCCACGCGTGA